Below is a genomic region from Cotesia glomerata isolate CgM1 linkage group LG5, MPM_Cglom_v2.3, whole genome shotgun sequence.
ttgtaaaaaactttaaaaactgtaagtgcaatttttaaaaatatttttttgttctaatttaattattaaaaaaaatcaaaaaattaaaaacgtcggctaactttagtattttGACACTTTACCATTTTTGGatatttatttgacaattaaacTAAGTCCAGAaagttattttcaaaaattgcatttataattttttgcaacttttaaatatggaatttttttcaaaatctttcttcctataatttatttgtaaaaaaaattcctgaaaataatcaaatgttTCTCAACTTTAGTGTCACCAAAATTCCatcgaataaattaataaataaattatttaacatttggaTTACAAAATTCGCTAGTTGGTATGCATTAAcattgttgataatttttcatccaatagttattatttctgcactttattaataaaaaaacttggtAAATTTTTAGATCTGCCAGCCTTCAAATCATTTCCCTCCATTTAGTATTGGAGGGGATATAAGTCTGTTCGAGGTTTAACTTTTAGATTCAACTGACACATCCATGTATTTTCTTGACGCATTTACTGTAAATATtctgtaattataaattgttgatttatttttctattgtatttATGCAATAAGTTAATAATGGCGGAATCAAGATTCAGTGGAGCTTTGcaaattacaaatttagaCGATTTTATAACTCCGTCACAAGTAAGTAGGAGGTTAGaatgattgtaatttttttctcaatataatgtaacaataatttaatttttaggagTGCATCAAACCTGTAGAATATAAGAAAAAGTATGACACAGgcgctaaaataaaaattcagtccAAAGAATTtgtggaaataaataaagtaagtaTTTcactgattaaaaattaatgacactgaaattataaaatattcgttaatttttaaaatttttttaataaaaaaattctgagtagaaattataaaaaattatcaacacagttttttgtaattaattttttagaactaatttaattttttttacttgtccAGAGAGAGCCAGAGCAGTTAGAAAAAGTTGAAATAACTCTAGCAGATTGTCTGGCTTGCAGCGGATGTATAACTTCCGCCGAGAGTGTTCTAGTATCGCAACAAAACCAGGAACAGCTTTTACGTATTTTTGAAGAGAAGAAAAGTCAACAGGTTGCTTCAGATGAAAGTGGAAATATAAAACTTATCGTAGTGAGTTTTTCGGTCCAACCGATCCTGTCTCTTGCTGAAAGATATGATCTGGACCCTGAGGACACTGCTCTGAGACTGGCCGGGTACTTTAGAGAACTTGGAGCGGACGTTATTCTCGATATGACTGCGGCCGATGATCTAGCTTTGTTGGAAAGCGCTAAGGAATTTATAAAGCGGTATAATTACCAGCAAGAAGGCCTGAAGAAACAAATACCGATGCTTGCATCCTCGTGTCCAGGGTGGATTTGTTACGCAGAAAAGACTCACGGAAGTTTTATTTTGCCTTACATCAGTAATACCAAGTCTCCACAGCAAATAATGGGGTCGCTGGTTAAGTATCATTTGTCAAAACTGAAACAGGTGCTTCCAGAGAATATTTATCATGTGACATTGATGCCgtgttatgataaaaaattggaagCTTTCAGGGATGATTTTGTTGATAAATCTAATAACACTAAAGATGTAGATTGCGTTATAACTTCCAGTAAGTAAATaatacatggaaaaaaaattaacttgaatcaagataaaaaattcttgaatctagtaaattttatttaaaccaaaaaaaaatttggtaaatatttacaagtggggtcaaccattttcatttttttgaacgaaatttctatttgattttattgatatattttttttgaaaaatacataaaaaaattaacaattaagaaaaaaaagttgattatcacaattttagcaaattttcaaaaaaatttataaatttttcagaaaattgtgatattcaactttttttttttttttttttttttaattcgttttttttatgtacttttcaaaaaaaatatagaatagaatataattttatttgtatcacaaTATTTAgtgttttaaaaaactgttaccattttacatttataataattattttttaaccgtTTTCTTGGGTACACcctttttttataagtacacACCACTCTCTATAATacactttaatttattacatcCTCTTACCTTAGTTAAACTTAAAAtatgttttaaaatatcaCACTCTTTACAGCTTttataataaagaataatttttatactaaacAAAATAACTAGCTTTACATTTCTGTCTAACTCTTATGTTtaattttgtctttttttaGCATACATTATATGTCTGCAGTGccttgacaattttaaaaaaaaaaataaaataaaaattttatccaaaaacataagagccaaaattttttctaacttttgaaggcaaaaaagctatcaaaatctttatttttttctttcatgacattttttatcataaatgcgccgtacaaacaaaatccaaaaaaaaatttgaaaatgttaatttttaatctagttatggcccaaaatcgggttgaccccacttgtaaataattaccaaaaatttattagtttaaaaatttttctactcaaatcaagaaaatcaagttcttcaaaattatttacttgattcgttagttttttttttctgtgtaaaaaatattgaaaaaaaaattatttttataatttgtattaattctaatcaaaaatttttgtttaattttcagtTGAATTAGAACAAATGTTGgagcaacaaaataaaaaattaaacgatTTTGAACCAAGTGTGATAGACTCACCTTTTGTTACCTTAGAGTTTTCGAATAAGCCTAAACACATTTGGAGTCATTCCGGTTCTGGATCTGGCGGATAcgctgattttatttttaagtacgctgctaaaaatttgttccaaatgACAGATGTAAAGTTGGAGTTCAAAGATTTAAGAAATCCAGATTTCAAGGAAGCTGTTTTAGAACAAGACGGCAAAGTACTTTTGCGATTCGCCATCGCTAATGGGTTCCGAAATATTCAGAATCTTGTACAAAAGTTGAAGAGAGACAAGTGTGTGTATCATTACGTTGAAATAATGGCTTGTCCTGCAGgttaatacatttttatttattaatttataaatactgtATCGTATTATAagtaagttaataattaaactttgatCCTAGGCTGCTTGAACGGTGGAGCACAAATTAGGCCTCGAAATGGCCTACAGTCTCGACAATTGGTCTCAGTTTTGGAGTCTCACTACCGAAAACTTGCTGAAATGGATCCAGAGAATAATCcagtagttaaaaaattgtacaatTCGTGGCTGGATGGTGAAGATTCGGATAAAAATCTTGCATTTGTTCAAACTCAGTATCacgaaattgaaaaaacgaATATTGCTTTAACGATTAAgtggtaaaataattatatttatttttatagttataaaataaaaaacaggtTTATAATAatgcaatatttattatcaagtgatgaaaaataaaatatatttacgtaacaacaaaaaataacaataatgaccaacaaatatcaataattaaagctttaaagttaaatcaataagcaataaatttttttttacttagaaatataataataatataaatactataactataagaatatttatttacacataaataataaatatttattgtatagTAATTTAAAACATGTATGACAAATACCGTGAGCACTTAAATTACTCTAATCACCAGAATTTTTAGTTTCACTTATTTGATTATCATTATTCAAGTCAAAAGTAATGTCAGACACATTTATAAACCGATGGTTATTTTCGTCGTTGTCGTGAGaatacttattattatcatcatcgttattttcaataaattttctattaatattatcattaccGTTATCCAATTTTATCAGCCAATCTTGATTGTTCGCTATTTCTCGCGAAACAACAAGAAGTAATTCCTTTTCTTTACTCAGTATTTGGTCCTTAAGATATGCTATCAATTCGTCGTTGTTGCCAATCAACACCGGGGAGTCGAGCTTAGAGTCAAGGTTGTAAAAGGCACCTTTTATCTTACGCAAAGCTATCCAATGACGTTTTTTTAAGGGTAAGAGTACAAATCCTAGTTTATATTCCGTTGGAACGTTAAGAATGAATCCGTCTATTTTGTCCAAATTTAGACTATTCAAATCTCTGCAATCAAAtgtatcatcatcattattataataattacaaagtatattaaaattgaGAGATAagtatctgaaaatttttaacgaatAAATTATAAGGTAAAAAACCTAGTTACTGACACTGGtctagttgtttgacacttgcaattttgatccaattaaaaaaataaaatgttctcaaaaatccaattatcttaaaatttcataattatttttcatgacACTAAAATTTGTacacttatttaattttttttgaaaaataaaccaagtatagaaaattatttttacaaattataaaaattaaagtagcagatatttaataagttttagaatttttttaagaaataaattagtccaaaaaaaaattgacatggagaaatttaaaaaaattaaaaatgcaattttttaaaaataattttttagaacaaatttttttgttaaataaaattaaaaaatggtcaagtgactgctaacttttgtcattatgaaaattaatttagcagatatttaataattttggtgtcaataaattatggcaaaaaattgaaaaaaaaaaaaaattgacatgtaaaaattttaaatgcaattttttaaaaataattttttagaataaatttgtttgctaaataaaattaaaaaatggtcaagtgactgctaactgtaatgtcatttaaaaattgcatttataatttttcagagcTTCCaaagatggaattttttaagtaaattttttttgcactaatttatttttttaaaaaaactccaaaaatcagatgtctctcaatttatgatactgaattcaaaaaaattgacaatttttaggattttctgaattgaaaaaataattgcaaaaaaaaaaaatacaaggaAAATTACACATGTagaagattaaaaaatctttaagtgaaatttttagaaaatattttttaaatcctaatttaattactgaaaaaaataaaaaattggctGATTTCAGTACGATTTATTTTCTAGAAGAATTAATCAACACCAACCTTCGCTTATCAAACCAAATAGCTTCGCAGCCCTTTTTCTGCAAGGCAGCCATAATGACATTAATGTCATAGTTCCCGAGCCCGAGCAGCGACTTGTGGGGGTTGATCCACACATCTGGACTCAGTCCATAGCATATTTGGTCCAGCTCCTGCTTGCTGAACCCTCTCTCCTGAAACAAATTGTTAAGCGCGTGCAAAGCGCACAGCTCCTTCACCTGAAAAACCAACCCcagtaaattaaaacaatacaaaaatattatctaaaaaataaatacctgTCTTTCATGATAGATAGATCCTGTCATCTCCACTTTTGATATTCTTACCGTCAAACAAATCTACATTCTCTAACCTTTTAATCACCCATCAGATTAAATCCTATCCTCCATTACTTGTAATCATAcctgttataaacaaatgaaaaatgaataattattttttttatacttttctaCGCTACAAACGAGAATTGGGTTAGGtgttgaattaaatattattaacttaCTTGTCAAAACCATTTGACTGGCTTACCGGTTGTAATTACGGTGTTTCAGCCATTTGTAAAATCCTCTCCTGCCGGTTGAATTTCCGTTGCTCTAGTCTTCTTTACCAACACATATATATAGAGACATATATAGATAAGTTTGACAGTAGTAAGTTCTTAGAAGAAAAGAATAAAAGCATACaccaataatatttttgtttttgtattaACAGAATCACAactacatataaaatatattcatgCATACAAACATACTTACAGTGAGGATTCAACATATGATGAAATAGGTAACTATGAATTAAatcagaataaatatttaaataaattgttttgttctattattttaatacatattaattcaataatcgTTAACCGCAATATAATTATGACTTTTACATTTTAGATTTGAAGTTCACATAAATCTTGTATGTGTTCTACCTTTCACTTAACACTTTTTacctttcttttattttatttgtagaCTAATATTATATTAGTAACATTATTGGGTTtgtaagtataataataagcAAAAGCAATTGaacaaacaaaattatttaaatctttattgcagtcaaaatatttatgttatttttatctttgaatgtgtacatatacatatgtatatatatataacctGTTGTTGTAGATCCAAGCTTTGCGGATTCTTCAGGCTACATATGtcgattgattgattattgaTCCACATCGACGGAAAAAGGATTATGCTGGTGTTTTATGTCAGTAATGCACATGTTCACTCGTGGGACAATATGCTATCGGAATAAATTTCGatataaattaacaaagaTTTATCGAATACACTGTTaagaaatttcattaaaaatttttattttactgacataaatatttataaaaaagtagtTTTTGAGAAGAAATCAGACAATATGTCAGCTTTACCTTCACCTTCGGAGGtggaaattattgaaaataaacagGAGCCTAATGTTGATTATTCAAGTATCAGAGGAaaggtaaattaaattttttattctttattttttaaaaaacaaaataaaatttaaaacactaAAATTTCATGTCTTATtatcagttttatttaataatttaatattcatattcgtgttagcaattaaaattatggtAATTATTTCCAAGTGTTGCTTGCTCTACTTGTGAATGAATGTggaaaaataagataattatttttttgttgaggtttgataaataaaaatattgttgttaattatcaaaaaattatgaatgataaaaaaaattttatgtgaagaaataaatccaagtattataattaattagaactTTATAATTgcacatttaattaattaataaatacttatcacatcactgatttttatttatattattttaggacGTACTTGTGAGCCCATCTGAGCATCAGTACGAATTACTTCTAAAACGCTTGAAAGAACGAGTAGACGATGGTGGAAGCGaaacaatatttaacattGGTATTGGCGAaggtataaattatattattatttattatattatgttcaaaaataaatcactTGATACATTAGTTATGTAATGAAAATGAATATGTATTAATAGATGGATCGGAAGACGGACTGAAGCCTGACGAGTATGAAGCATCAATTGCAACGCTGCAATCACTAGCAGCGACAATAGAGGCTGATTGTGTACTTCTTCGTCAAAGCAAAGTTGATCAAGGCCTAACGGGACAGTACCTCGTACGAAAGCGTCTAAATATTCAGGATTTTTTGGAGATAAGAGTCGCGGTGGTGGGTAATGTCGATGCTGGTAAATCGACACTCCTGGGAGTTCTTACTCACGGGGAACTTGACAATGGGCGAGGACTTGCGAGACAGAAGTTGTTCCGTCATAAACACGAAGCTGAGTCTGGAAGGACAAGTTCCGTTGGGAATGATATTCTGGGATTTGACAGCGTTGGTAagatatttgttttattttagataTCAATAATTCAACTGGGTCGTTAGCGTGTCACGGCAAGATCAAACGCTTATCTGATTAAAACTCGCgataacaatataaattattttattgtgtaATCTATATTgtctaatctatattattaagagagtaagaaaaattttgtctccaggatagtcataattCTCTATcactagatacataattaagaaatgaccttgtatcttgtgaactattgacatttttaaagatataagctcatcccaatgttgcactcatcgagacctttcatacgagtacccacatcaatttttcatatattttatatatatggtatttgtgaagtatataaatatatgaaaaattgatgtgggtactcaaatgaaaggttttgataagtgtaatgttgcgatgagcttatatctttaaaaatgtcaatagttctcaaaatataaggtcatttcttaattattgacattttttaagatataaactcattctgatgttacattcatcaaggcctttcatttgagtacccacatcaatttttcatatattttatatatttatatatttcacaaataccatatatataaaatatataaaaaatgccatatgggtacttaaataaaaggtctcgatgagtgtaacatcgaaatgagtttatatcttaaaaaatgtcaataattaagaactgacattgctatcttgttaactattgacatttttaaagatataagctcatcccgatgttactcttatcaagacctttcatttgagtacccacatcaatttttcatatatttatatgtattatatatatgtatatatgaaaaatatatcaaaatgcatgtgggtactcaaatgaaagctcttgatgagtgtaacatcgggatgagcttatattttcaaaaacgtcaataattaagaaattacagtgcaatttaacaaaagtcatgattaaataaagcaaaattttatttatttatagttcacaagtcacgacagtcacatagtgactgcaaggttgctatttttattttatcacaacaataataaattatattaaaaatgataaacaattttttccagGAAATGTTGTGAATAAACCCGAGCACGGATCTTTGGATTGGGTTAAAATTTGTGAGAAATCATCAAAAGTTATAACGTTCATAGATCTCGCTGGCCATGAACGTTATCTCAAAACTACTGTTTTCGGAATGACTGGACACGCTCCTGATTTTGGTAAACATATTTAtactaaagttttttttttttcatatgttGGATTTTATGTTGTCATTGactattaaatcaattttaggaATGCTTATGGTGGGAGCGAATGCAGGTATCGTCGGAATGACTAAAGAACATTTAGGTCTAGCTCTTGCCCTATCAGTACCTGTGTTTGTAGTTGTCACTAAAATAGACATGTGTCCTCAAAATATtcttcaagaaaatttaagaCTACTAATCCGTATTCTAAAGTCACCTGGGTGTAGAAAAGTACCCGTTACTGTTAAGACTCCCGATGACGTTGTCGTCAGCGCTACTAATTTTGTTTCCGAAAGGTAGTATCAATGTTgcttaaataattgttatttaatatattatcgAAATATCTAAATATcacttgaataatttttagactgTGTCCCATTTTTCAAGTATCAAATGTTAATGGTGAAAACTTGCATCTTCTGAAGatgtttttgaatttattgactGCTAGAATCACTAGCCATGATAATGAACCTGCCGAGTATCAGATAGATGATACTTATTCGGTACCTgtaagttattaataataattataataatctttataattaagagaataaggaaaattttgtttccggcgtatttatatgataaaatgagttttttaaattaaatttagtatcattagaAAAGTCTTGATCTGAATTGGTACCTTTCCAATGTTTCATATACCTTTCTAAAATAGTTCATTGATTATGACAAGTTTTTGAAGTAGTTTTAATTAGATTCGGATTTCACCATAAAcctaaattgtttatttatttatttgttttgtacAAGTGAGTTTGgttatatgtcaaaaattaatttatataattaagagattatgaaaaatttttaaacggatatatctttatcgtaaataggttttgatatttttcagcgatagtcatttataatttaaataattgagagtaaagaaaattttatgacgagcatattattattttgaaaagaatttgataattatttacaagtggggtttACCATTTTAACttccatttttttgaacgaaatttctatttgattttattgttatactttttttttaaatatataaaaaaatgaacaattaaaaaaaaagttgattatcataattttaacaaattttcaaaaaaatttataaattttttagaaaattgtgatattcaactttttttttttaattgtttatttttttatgtatttttcaaaaaaatatatatcaaaaaaagataaaatataaatttcatccaaaaacatgagagccaaaattttttccaacttttaaaggcaaaaaaggtatcgaaattttttttttcctatcacgacattttttattataaatgcgccgaaaaaacaagcagaatcaaaattaaaattaaaaaatgttaatttttcacctagatatGACGAAAAATAggtgtaaaataatataacttaaaattaaacattaaatatttatttgctgGATCAGGGTGTTGAAAAGAACTTTAATGCACTTTATTCGTGGTTTTCCGTTTATTCATAAAAGTGTATCACAGATATAAATTTGATCACAGTAATTGACTAGAATTTGAAATATAATTGAtgttatgaattaattatcgAGTAACAATATGAATTATGACTATTACACTTTACACATTAAGGAAGTCACATTGATGGGTGTAgaatatgattattattaattacaaactaTTGAGAATTACAATTTCTACTGATTATCGATCAGTAATTTGGAATTAAGAACAGTGCACCGTACACGTTACATAATTTTCAAGATGAGCGTAatatatgattattataactttaaataattattaagaattataataagtacagatgtattaattaattaattgtattatACATTGATGAGTAATTATTACCGCGTGGCACTATACACAGGCGTTAATATACGAGAATTTACGAGCGTtgatattgaatataattacaCAAACTTatacattattgtttataattaattagattacGAGAgtgtaagtattttattattatcacacAACTTTCATTGATGACGCGACAATACGGGTAACCAAATGATGAACTAACTGATGAACCGAGTGATGATCAAAAGGTGAACCGAGTAATGAAACGCGCGATGAGCCGAGTACGAGGTCTGAACGAATACAGAAAATCTTGCAGTCACAAGGATAATTGTTGAAAAGACTTATGAGGTCATAGGCATACCTGGATGAATTGGTGGTGATATCACCTCAGCCAGGTATGACTAATTAAGCATTGattgtaaaatgtataaatgaTGAGTCATGTTGACCATTGCAGTGAAAATGAGTATTAGTTTAATCCCTTGTGACTGCAgagcattaattattaattattgtctaAATGACATGTAAGATTTACAAATGCAAGATATAACACCTGGCATGGAGAAGCCAGCGCGAGGTTAAACTATGTATGATAAGAGGAAGATTATGATTAAATGCAAAATTCATGAATGAAAGCTTAAACAAATACCTTATTTACCAAACCGAATAAGTGTCGATGATTGGCCTTGTAAATTAATTGAGAGCGTAGATGGAACCCGATTAAAAGTATTGAAGATTTCCTGGTATGGAGCACGTGGAgagtgaattaataaaattgagagaGTAAAGAAAACTTTCtgacgagcatattattattttgaaaggaatttttatagttaaatttggtatcatcacAAAGATCTTGACaagaatttgtgccttttcacggttttatatattctttagtaatagtcaattttttatgttaagtttttggaggagtttttaatagtttgtcggttctataaatttgttccgttagatttttccattaaaatatttgtaattgatccagttataaaactattattttttaaatttattcaaaaattacccAAACTATCTATGGTGTGATtagaaatatgaaaaaaattattaagccaAAATTTCCTTATTCTTAATCCATAAATTTtggtcacatagtgactgcaggttgctagtttataattataataattaatcgatattttttaattaaaaatagggTGTAGGTACAGTTGTCTCAGGTACGACACTTAAGGGTGTGATAAAACTAAACGACGTATTACTGCTAGGACCAGATCCACTGGGTCACTTTACGCAAATCACCATAAAGAGTATTCACCGCAAACGCATGCCGGTGAGTGAAGTACGAGGTGGTCAGACAGCAAGCTTCGctctcaagaaaataaaaagatcaCAAATACGAAAAGGAATGGTGATGGTATCTCCAGCTTTGAATCCTCAAGCCTGCTGGGAGTTTGAAGGTGAAATACTAGTGCTGCATCACCCGACTACAATAAGTTCGCGCTACCAAGCTATGGTTCACTGTGGAAGTATCAGACAGACCGCATCTATTCTATCTATGTCTCAGGATTGTTTACGAACGGGTGACAAAGCTTTGGTGCACTTCAGATTCATTAAACATCCAGAGTATATTAAACCGGGACAGCGTATGGTTTTTAGAGAGGGACGTACTAAAGCTGTGGGAAATGTTTTGAGATTGATTCCTCATTCAAGTATTACTCATTCTAATAATACGAGGACTGGAAAGcagcagaataaaaataatcaacagCCTCGTGCTACATCGACGTCAtatgtaagtattttttttttttttttaatgcgaAATTAAGTTTTGCAAAATGAGAAAAGTTATAAAGGTAAAGgaaagtacccagtacttgaacacttataaaaatgggaccagtacttgaacagacttttcgaattgttgtaatacaaaatccgtatatttattatgagtaatatgcgcgtattataattattaaatgatacagtaattgatttctgtaagtttatttaattgtaaatcaaaaaaattatatttttgttaatttaaaagttgacatgtcgagaatagccgatagatgctattttttttcatgaaaaaggtacTAAACCGTAAACCGaataatcagtaaaaaaaacacggtaaggtaaaagccccaatagatgatcacataccagtatatgatcactccatgtatttgtatatctatattcataaatataggtatacaaatacatggagtgatcatatactggtcatgatcatctattggggcttttaccttatatcattttaagtaaaaaaaattgtaccacccaaatgaaatagtcttttctaaataataaatatttttgcaaagacaaactataatttttatattaaattttagcgactaactatacctccaaattttcaaagcggtaCCCAGAACTTGAATAAACTggggccgtataattttaacccttcgttggtcgagctttttttagtttctcgctcgC
It encodes:
- the LOC123265662 gene encoding josephin-2, yielding MTGSIYHERQVKELCALHALNNLFQERGFSKQELDQICYGLSPDVWINPHKSLLGLGNYDINVIMAALQKKGCEAIWFDKRRDLNSLNLDKIDGFILNVPTEYKLGFVLLPLKKRHWIALRKIKGAFYNLDSKLDSPVLIGNNDELIAYLKDQILSKEKELLLVVSREIANNQDWLIKLDNGNDNINRKFIENNDDDNNKYSHDNDENNHRFINVSDITFDLNNDNQISETKNSGD
- the LOC123265658 gene encoding probable cytosolic Fe-S cluster assembly factor CPIJ010948, with translation MAESRFSGALQITNLDDFITPSQECIKPVEYKKKYDTGAKIKIQSKEFVEINKREPEQLEKVEITLADCLACSGCITSAESVLVSQQNQEQLLRIFEEKKSQQVASDESGNIKLIVVSFSVQPILSLAERYDLDPEDTALRLAGYFRELGADVILDMTAADDLALLESAKEFIKRYNYQQEGLKKQIPMLASSCPGWICYAEKTHGSFILPYISNTKSPQQIMGSLVKYHLSKLKQVLPENIYHVTLMPCYDKKLEAFRDDFVDKSNNTKDVDCVITSIELEQMLEQQNKKLNDFEPSVIDSPFVTLEFSNKPKHIWSHSGSGSGGYADFIFKYAAKNLFQMTDVKLEFKDLRNPDFKEAVLEQDGKVLLRFAIANGFRNIQNLVQKLKRDKCVYHYVEIMACPAGCLNGGAQIRPRNGLQSRQLVSVLESHYRKLAEMDPENNPVVKKLYNSWLDGEDSDKNLAFVQTQYHEIEKTNIALTIKW
- the LOC123265660 gene encoding GTP-binding protein 1, translating into MSALPSPSEVEIIENKQEPNVDYSSIRGKDVLVSPSEHQYELLLKRLKERVDDGGSETIFNIGIGEDGSEDGLKPDEYEASIATLQSLAATIEADCVLLRQSKVDQGLTGQYLVRKRLNIQDFLEIRVAVVGNVDAGKSTLLGVLTHGELDNGRGLARQKLFRHKHEAESGRTSSVGNDILGFDSVGNVVNKPEHGSLDWVKICEKSSKVITFIDLAGHERYLKTTVFGMTGHAPDFGMLMVGANAGIVGMTKEHLGLALALSVPVFVVVTKIDMCPQNILQENLRLLIRILKSPGCRKVPVTVKTPDDVVVSATNFVSERLCPIFQVSNVNGENLHLLKMFLNLLTARITSHDNEPAEYQIDDTYSVPGVGTVVSGTTLKGVIKLNDVLLLGPDPLGHFTQITIKSIHRKRMPVSEVRGGQTASFALKKIKRSQIRKGMVMVSPALNPQACWEFEGEILVLHHPTTISSRYQAMVHCGSIRQTASILSMSQDCLRTGDKALVHFRFIKHPEYIKPGQRMVFREGRTKAVGNVLRLIPHSSITHSNNTRTGKQQNKNNQQPRATSTSYAGDNNDNSESTASKRENLPQKMISGPTNKRGKGRMGNRTHNANSSSIQPLSEQNRPASNFKN